CGAAAACGCTAGGTGGCTGCAGTGGGAAGTCAATAGAATACTGCATGGAAGAAAAGTTTTTGTAATGCCATTCAAGTATGGATGTCATAGGACGAACAAAGGATTGGTTATTCATAGAAGCCGCAAATCTCTTCCCGTTATAGCCTTTGCATCTTTGGTTAGGAGGACAGTTTTGAAGATTAAGACTTATGGCTATGACAACACGTTTATCGATCGTTTTCGGCACAACACATGGGTACCGTGTTGTTCCAAGACTCCTAAGTTTTCGTACGAATTGTGTCGCGTATGCGTGATCTTCCATTCTAGGGAGGTGATGAGGTAAGACAAGATTAGATGCTTTAGGGAGAACCATGTGTTCATCCATGGTTCCTTTGTATTTCAAGAAACCTATTGTGGTAGAATTGTCGAAAGGGAATACACTAGTGAGGTATGGCCTTGCTGCCATTAAAAACAACCCGTTGGAGTCGTGTGTGTGTTGATTTGTGTTAAGGATGACAGTGTATGTTTGTCCCGGAGTGATCATTATGGCTTCGGTATCAAAGGGTTTGGTATAAGAAGCATCAGCCTCAACCACAGTTAGTGTATGGTTGGCTATAGCGAAAAAGAGTTCATCGTTAAGTGCAGCATTGATGATTCGAAGCATGTAGATCTTCCCTCGTTCCACAGTCTTGATAAAAGTATCTGCATTTAAAAGACTACATTATTCTAAAGCATTTCTTGATTAGTTTGGTTTAGTTCAAATTAGTAAAGTTTAGTGTGTTTTCTATTTATAACTGTGTTCAAACTTCTAACTCTAGTTCAATAAGAGTACCAGCAACACGGGTGTCTCACAGCTGGGATCCACGTTCCGGACTGTTATGATGTTTAAGGGTTGTTATTTGATTAATCTTGATTAGTTTGGGATTTTAATCAAAGTTTATCTAATTGGTTAGAGTTACTTAGtattaggggactaggggtggttcactagtgatagaatctatcactcccactatccaatcaagtcATGCCATGTGCAcaaccaatattctatcactagtgatagaaatgtagagggggtggtatcactagtgatggtatcccaaccttttttatttattccatCAGTGTACAACTCCTCAGCACTAGAGTACAACCCACCATACACAAAGTTCCAAAGTTCAACGCGTGACCACCACAACGCGTTAACTCTTCCACACGTGGTGGATGTGAGTGGCAGCCATGTATAACGGCGTGGTGGAATTCATCACGGAACAAAACAAACCCACCCCGGGTCCTCTTACCACAAGTGGGTGGCGATTGGTTGTCCGGCGATTGGTCTCCGGTCCAAACCCTAgattggtggtggtgatggttgtcCGACCTAATTTAggtgaagtggtggtggtggtggcaggtagGTGGTGGTGGTATGTGGGTTGTGGTGATGGTAGGACACTTAAAGAGAGAGAAAAGGAGAGGTATGTATGTGGGGTATGTTTATATTTATAGGGGATAATTTAATTAAAAACCTTTAATTAAagtgaaaacttgaaaactaattaaaaaagtcTAAAAACATGTTATttttcgctactttttatatataatttttttttttcaaaaaaaaaaaaaaaaaacttgtactacacatgtgcattatatgtgtactgcACATATACATTaaatgcttaaaattagcttttgagTTTAGTTTAACTTTTAGGGTTAGATTTTTTGAAGGTTTAtcattaggattaggttttttggtgtgtgtgtggggggggggggttaggtttttttttttcgagtttatatttagggtttagttttaggttttgtGAGGGGGGAGGgggggagggttaggttttttgggggtgtgGGGTTTAAGGTTTTTGTTGGGAGGGTGAATTTATGTTTTTGAGAGGTaagggtggggggtttaggtttttttacttggggggggggggtgttggtAGGGGGTGGTTTAGGTTTTACCGTatttgcacatgtgcaatacaaactttttatatataaaaagtagcgaaaatttataaaaaaaaaattgtaaaaagaaatttttggtatgtttttaggcttttttagttagttttcaagttttcacaataaaagtaaTTTTCGCTTGAACCCTCCCCTATATttataagtatatatataattttcaacataattgttttatttattgtttttttatgatTATTAATTTTAGCATTTAGGGTTAATGACCAAAATATACCTTTATATGGGGTCTATTTGGTTAGATTTAACCataaaactaactgagttagggctaaagaaTGTAACAAGCAAGGGTTTGTAAATATTGAATACGTTATTTATACCAGTTGAAGATAAAAGACACAGTTTGGAATTTAGTGTTAACCTAaatgacgatttttgtaatttactttaTTTTAAAATAGTATTAGTTTTTCACTGAACCGCTTTCATAGTGATAGAATGtaaggttttttatttttttttttaaattggaaATCCATTGTAAGGCCACCCGGGGTGGTTGTTTCTTTGTCCGTGATGAATTTGTATAACGCGTGATTTTGTACAAAACATCATCGCCACTCCAATGGATCACGCGTCAAATATAAAATGCGTTATATTTTTAACGCGtgattgttttgattgtttgagggaaattgttgggtgtagtggtgagtgatggacatttccactaaaaaaaggttgtgagtgatggaataatgttTGATGAAATGACGAAACTTGATTGTAAGTTGTGAATGAGTGATAACCACTCCTACCCCCAAATAGTTTCATTAATCACAAAAAATTGAAATAACTTATTATCCTTGTTGATTTCCGAATCTCAATTTTGATACCTTTTATTATTTGCAACTTGGAATATATGATCAATGATTGTGATAGAAAATAATACTAACAAAATATATGCCATTACACATAATGTACTTAAGAGTATGGGTGACTTTTTGTTTAtatgtttgaatgattttaccaaaagacatttggttgtctttttcaATGGCAAAGATAACACAAAATACCATGTATGTGCTGACTACTGATTTTCCAAGGTGTATCATCgttatcatcatactcagtaaatcttaccaatagcaaagctaacgtatagtctgagaagggtaagatgtagacagccttaccacTACCacataggaatagagaggctgcttacAGTGAGACCCCcgggctcgatagtagttttgcatcaagtcttggacataagacacataacactgaACAATTAAAACGAAGGCAGATTACTGCATGTACTcgcttgtctttcggctatcaacgtcaccacatgataaatgattaaccatccctctcttttaattttattttcacgaaattaatAAAATAACGCTAAAATTAATGCACTCTCACTTTTGCCCTCTAGCGCCcaaacatatatacattatatgcgcataccgcaagcggcgCGTAGATTTTCGAAGGTATCAAATATTATTATTACGTACCTTGGACTGAACATGGATACAATGATCCGGGCAAACCATTAATCGTATAAGCGTCTGATGAGTTCGGGCCACTGCCATACTTGTACATTTCATCTTCGATTCCTTCAACAGGTAAGTTCCACCATTCTCCTGCGAGTTGTAAATTACAAACATCAAAAAGAGACATCTAACATAAAGAGAGGTATCACGTTACATATGATCACACCTACCAAATATTATTGGGATTTCAGCTTCAATAGGAGCCGCAAACGGATAGGGCAAATGCGGGTATATGATGATGGCACCATAGACGGTGGCACGCTGCCAAGCAATATGAGCATGCCACCAAAGGGTGCCTCTCTGGCCGGTAACTGTGAACTTATATGTATAAGACCGTCCAGGTTTTATGGGACACTGCGTAACATATGCAGGCCCATCGGCCCATCCGGTTCTAAGTTGCTTGATTCCATGCCTGTTCATACCAACACATTTGTCAACCAATGATCAAACAAGTAAGAGGAAAACAGATGATTAAAAGATGAAATTACTAACCAATGGATAGTGGTGTTTATTGAAACACCATTGGTAACCTTAATCTCCACATCATCTCCTTCGTTTACAGCTATTGTTGGTCCTGGATACTCACCATTTACTGTCAATATGGCTTTTCTACTGCATAAACGAGTTATGTTTTTCCATTCGACCTGAAAATTAAAATGCGTCAGTCAGTCATTGCTATCTCATGATTTAGATTGTTACATACACCAAGATTACTACCAACAAACACACATGCATAGCGTACATTGAAATGGTAGCGTTTTGAGGTGGTGGAAGATGAACAAAAAGGAATAGCTGTGAGAAGCATTGATAGAACCAAACTTGTTGCCAAAACAAAATGCTTATTCATCATATCAATCTATGGCAAACTCTGGAGGAAACTCCCTACTTAAGGTTGCCAACAATCATCCATATATATACATGGATAGGAAAATATCGGCtacatgttttgttgttttagttATATGTTCTCGCATTTGAGAACCACCATTTATGACGAGAATCgttgtgaacacaaccaaaacaacttaagaaagcttaaaaaaacacacaatttttttttcattaaaatcgTAACTTTTTATTAATATTTCTTTTATAAAAAGTCACTATTTAGCtgtaaaaaaacatttttaccaTTTAGTTTTAGGGTTTAATTTTTAGCATTTCGCTTGGGTggagggtgggggtgggtggagggtttatgtttttttaggtttttggggggtagGGGGTTCATTGTTTGTATTGGGTTTATTTTGGTTCTATTCACATTGGTTTTCATGATTCTCGCCTTAATATatatagagagaaagagaaggagttgggtagaaagtggaTTTTCCCTAGAAAGTCTAGTAAGCaataagaattggacatgtggcattgaaggattttaactagaagggcaattatGTACTTTCACATTCTAATTTTATATTTGGAATTTATCTTTATTAACTAACATTGCATGTATTCGAATGTAACTGATTGTgtccatgattttcggaattttggttgttttcgaattcaaatcATATGTAAATATAGATCGTTCGATCGTTTACTTGTTCACAAGCTTCATCCGtattcaatattttttttttcgaagAGAAAAATCATGGCTTCGAACACACTTGTCGATTGTGGAGATGGTAATtacatttattttttttctttactaTTGTACTTTTGTGTGTAGATTATTAACATTTATCTGGAAAAccatcagcatgttcttggtgatgtgttttaacagtcaGAGAGATTGAAGTCAATGTGTTTATTGATCCCATAATGTGACTGATGGTTTGTAATATGCAGATAACTATTTTTTTTTAGATATTGGATGGTGTGTTTTAACTTCCATATTGTAGTTTTGTGTGTTGTTTATTAACCTTTTTCTGGAAAACCAGCAGCATGTTTCTTGgtaatgtgttttaacagttagAGAGGTTGAAGTCAATGTTTTTATAGATCCCATAATGTGAATGATGGTTTGTAATATACAGATCACTCTTTTTTTTGGATATTGGATGGTGTGTTTTAACTTCCATTATGATGTTTTTTTTATTCAAGGTTGACTAGTTATCAGTTTTTTAGCACGTAGTTTAGAATTTTGTGTTATGATGTGTTTTATAAGTTTAGTAGTAGATAGCATGATCAGTATGTTTTGTACTATGGcttattttattttttacatgTGAGAACTTTTTATTGtcggtttttgttttattttcattacATTGTGTTTTATAATGTTTTTTATGCTCATTAAATCAGTTGTGTGTTAAGTGTTTAAAAATCTACTAGGCTTTTTTATGGTAGTTTGTGTTATGGTGTTATTTATATAAAACCCCATTTATGCAAGGTCAGTGTGTTTTAGTGTTTCGAAATCAGTTTTGTCTTTATGTTTTATGCATGTGTTTAAAACAGTTTTGGTTTTTCTATCTTGTTACCTCAAATGTGTTTTAAGATTCAAATCTGTGTAGGTTTCTTTTTTGTGTGTGGTAAACCCTTTTAGTGTATGTAAATGATGTGTATGCATTTTTTGTCATGTTTTGTAGATGCTCCTAATTACCAATTACGTGGCATGGAACAAGTTTCTCCTAACTCAGGAACAAAGAGATATATTCCAGATTCACCATCTTCGTTTACTTCAGCAGAGGGCATGTTATTTGACACGGTTGATGTTGCGTATAACTTTTACAAAGCTTATGCAGAAGCTGGAGGTTGGACAATTAGGAAGGGCACCCAGCATGAAAATTGTGGTATTGTAATAAATAagtatttttttttgttcaaaaGAGGGTCACAAAGAGTTTCGACCGGTCGATACTTTAGCCGAACAACTTTACGATAGGTGGGTACGTAGGGTACCATCCAAAAGGAGTGGATGGCAAGCGATGATCAGAATAAAGCTGAACGATGCCAAGAAGTATGAGCTATATCATTTCACAGAGGCGCACAACCATGATTTTGTGCACGAAGAAGGTTTACATCTTCTTAAGGAAAACAGGGGTGTTAATCGTGCGCACGAAGAGATAATAAATAAGATGTCAAATCTTAACATTGGTCCTGTTCGAGCATTTAATATTATGAAGGAAGTGTATGGCGGGTTCGACAAAGTCGGTGCGACCAAAGttgatttcaaaaatttcaaaaaagaaACTAAATCTGTTTATCGGAGAGTTTGATGCTGAAATGTTTGTCAAGCGACTAATGAGGAAAAAAGAGTTTTTACCGAACTTTTCTTGCGAATATCAAATGACGGACGAAGGTGTGTTGAAGTGCATTTTTTGGGCTGACGAGGATATGAAGAGGAATTTTTATATGTTTGGAGACGTTATATCATTTGATGCTACCTACAAGCGGAACAAGTAACGACGAGATTAATTTTTCTCTATATGCATTGTGTTTTAGCCCGGTTGTGTTATAAATACATTATGATATTTTGTCATTCGCTGATTTTTTGTCTGTAGGTATAACATGATGTTTGTCCCTTTCACCGGGATTGATAATCACAATCGGAACGTCACACTTGGTGCTGCAATTCTTGGTTCTGAAACGGCAGAGACGTATAGCTGGTTACTTAAGGTGATCAAGGACGCATATGGGTACGCGCCTCCCGTAATCGTTATTGACCAAGACCATGAGATGAAAAGGGCTATAGCGGATGTTTGGCCTGAGTCGAGGCATCGGTTATGTATGTGGCACATCATGGATAAACTCACTAAAAAGGTCTGTTTTTTTTATGACAGTGTTTTTTTAGATGTGTATTTTTACTGtgttttaatttttcttttttaacatacACGCTAAAATGTTGCTTAGGTCGGGGCTGCCCTATGTTCAAATACCGATTTCAGGAAAAGATTGTTTGCAGTTGTTTGGACTGATTCTCTATTGCCCGAAGCGTTTGAGACTGAATGGGCAGCTATCTTAAATGATTTCGGTTTAACCGACCATGAATGGCTGACGTATATATACGGGCTCCGAGAATCATGGATTCCAGCTTCCTATCACGAAGAAGAAATGTCTGGACTTATGCGGACGTCATCTAGATCTGAAAGCGAGAATCACTTTTTTAGCAAGAGTAGCAATCCAAAGTGCACTTTGGTTGAATTTCTTAGCCACTTCGACACAGCTATCGAAGCGCAAAGACACGAGCATCGAAAAAGCGATCATGACACTCGATACACCAACCCTGCGCCGTGGAGTGATTTCGTTATCGAGAAGCAAGCAGTTTAGATATATACCAGAACTATATTTTTTGACATTCAACTTGAGATTCAACATGCTATTCATCGTTGTACTAGTGTCAGATTAGATTATGTTGGTGATTTCATTAAGTTTGTTATTATGGATCTCGATCAGCCATGTTCTGCGTTCTTTGAGGtgatattgtgttttatgttatttATACATTATTTTGCCTTTTTTAAGTATCCATCTGATTTATGCACTGTGTTTTATGGATATTCAATGTTACAAGTTATGATACGTGAGGAGGATGTTACCGTTAAATGTATCTGCAATAGGTTTGAGCAGTTTGGATTGTTGTGCAGTCATATTTTTTGTGTGTTAAGGATTCTTGATGTAAGGGAGTTTCCGAAACAATATATATTGAGGCGATGGACGCGTGAAGCTCTTCCAAATAGTTCCCCTGGGTCCATTCTTACGGATGGCGGTGATCCAGATCGTAACGAGGAGGTTAACCGTTGTATTCGTGAGATTAGACACGGAACTGAGTATGTCGTGAACAAGTTGATTTCAAAATTTGATCAGTTGTGTAATTTTCGTGATCATATCAAGCAGTTTATGTTAGTCGCTGACGAGGCCCAGATAAATGCACCTCCCAAGACACGACGTAATTGATTTGCTGAACTGCTGGGAGTTGCTCCAGTGAGCACGATCACCATCCGTTTTCCAATTGGTACCAAGTTCAAGGGTTGTGGTTCTCATAAACGCCTCAAATCTCAAAAGGAGCGAGCCATAAGTCAGTCTGGAAGTAAACGTCGGCAATGTTCAATATGTAAAAAAATATGGTCATAACAATCGAACGTGTTGGAAATACACTGTGGCTGTGCCTGTGCCTGAGGCAGGCACTTCGCGGAATGCTAAAGGTAATGCTGCTACAATCGGTGAAGGTGACGCTGCTACAGTTGTTGAAGGTGATGGTCCTGGATCAAACGATGTTGATGATGTGTTTTACACATCGGGAAATGATGCAGATCTGGATGACGAAGACATGGCAGAGTAGttccttttttataaaaaattaagTGTTTTGTTTAACTTTTCACTTTTGTGTTTTAATTTTCTCGTGTTTTTGTTTGGATTTTAATTTGTTGATTTTAAAACTGGTTGGGTTGGACATTTGTGTTCTTGATATTTTGTGTTTTGGCGTAACTTTGTTTTTTAAACAGACCCCTGTGTTTTATCTGATGCATTCATTGTCCGTGGTTTGGTGGGTTGAAGGATGTGATAATGTGTTTTACTTATCACACACATTATAATACC
This genomic stretch from Helianthus annuus cultivar XRQ/B chromosome 8, HanXRQr2.0-SUNRISE, whole genome shotgun sequence harbors:
- the LOC110871218 gene encoding laccase-1 translates to HFNFQVEWKNITRLCSRKAILTVNGEYPGPTIAVNEGDDVEIKVTNGVSINTTIHWHGIKQLRTGWADGPAYVTQCPIKPGRSYTYKFTVTGQRGTLWWHAHIAWQRATVYGAIIIYPHLPYPFAAPIEAEIPIIFGEWWNLPVEGIEDEMYKYGSGPNSSDAYTINGLPGSLYPCSVQDTFIKTVERGKIYMLRIINAALNDELFFAIANHTLTVVEADASYTKPFDTEAIMITPGQTYTVILNTNQHTHDSNGLFLMAARPYLTSVFPFDNSTTIGFLKYKGTMDEHMVLPKASNLVLPHHLPRMEDHAYATQFVRKLRSLGTTRYPCVVPKTIDKRVVIAISLNLQNCPPNQRCKGYNGKRFAASMNNQSFVRPMTSILEWHYKNFSSMQYSIDFPLQPPSVFDYTGVDPLTHNLNPNFGTKLFVVEYGTQLEIVLQDTSFLNLENHPIHVHGHNFFIVGRGFGNFNVEKDTAGYNLVDPPERNTVGVPMGGWATIRINANNPGVWFIHCHLEEHTSWGLATGFIVKDGSEPYQRLISPPDDLPRC
- the LOC110870204 gene encoding protein FAR1-RELATED SEQUENCE 5-like gives rise to the protein MTDEGVLKCIFWADEDMKRNFYMFGDVISFDATYKRNKYNMMFVPFTGIDNHNRNVTLGAAILGSETAETYSWLLKVIKDAYGYAPPVIVIDQDHEMKRAIADVWPESRHRLCMWHIMDKLTKKVGAALCSNTDFRKRLFAVVWTDSLLPEAFETEWAAILNDFGLTDHEWLTYIYGLRESWIPASYHEEEMSGLMRTSSRSESENHFFSKSSNPKCTLVEFLSHFDTAIEAQRHEHRKSDHDTRYTNPAPWSDFVIEKQAV
- the LOC110870202 gene encoding protein FAR1-RELATED SEQUENCE 3-like, with the translated sequence MLQVMIREEDVTVKCICNRFEQFGLLCSHIFCVLRILDVREFPKQYILRRWTREALPNSSPGSILTDGGDPDRNEEVNRCIREIRHGTEYVVNKLISKFDQLCNFRDHIKQFMLVADEAQINAPPKTRRTSRNAKGNAATIGEGDAATVVEGDGPGSNDVDDVFYTSGNDADLDDEDMAE